In Gossypium arboreum isolate Shixiya-1 chromosome 6, ASM2569848v2, whole genome shotgun sequence, the following are encoded in one genomic region:
- the LOC108459666 gene encoding auxin-induced protein 6B, with product MSSSAGLGKCSKIRHIVRLRQMLRRWRNKARMSASRIPSDVPAGHVAVTVGTSCRRFVVRATYLNHPVFRKLLIQAEEEYGFTNQGPLAIPCDETVFEEVIRFISRSESGQSAAAKFVNIEGNCHVGMWSNKLDLWTESRPLLNGLAEKTIW from the coding sequence ATGTCGTCGTCTGCGGGACTTGGAAAATGCAGCAAGATCCGCCACATTGTGAGGCTCCGACAAATGCTGCGGCGGTGGAGGAACAAGGCTCGCATGTCGGCCAGTCGTATCCCGTCTGATGTTCCGGCGGGACATGTGGCGGTCACAGTGGGGACTAGTTGCCGGAGGTTCGTCGTGAGGGCGACGTACTTGAACCATCCCGTGTTTAGGAAACTCCTCATCCAAGCCGAAGAAGAGTACGGATTCACTAACCAAGGCCCATTGGCGATCCCCTGCGACGAGACGGTATTCGAGGAAGTGATCCGGTTCATTTCCCGGTCGGAGTCGGGTCAATCCGCCGCCGCTAAGTTCGTCAACATCGAGGGTAACTGTCACGTCGGAATGTGGAGTAATAAGCTCGATTTGTGGACCGAATCTCGACCGTTACTCAATGGGTTGGCTGAaaaaacaatttggtaa